One window from the genome of Flexibacter flexilis DSM 6793 encodes:
- a CDS encoding gliding motility-associated C-terminal domain-containing protein — MSQNIGKVWYFGQYAGMNFSTTPPTPLVGAMVANKGCATLTNSVDNTIIAYTDGKTLYNKNHQIALNGSSLNGDGQASNSSYFLPYPNKPNTAILFTVDAWGVYQNVNPNSKGLCYSIVKVDSSTGLAYVVSGQKNILLKKPTSEKLAVTKHANGIDYWVVTHGAASTNNENRKYFAYLVTNAGVSPTPVVSTVGGIHNNPIGELNISPNGQKVCATTFYSNWAELLNFNNSTGVVSNPVHFTIPRCLGVEFSPNSQYVYITETGPNDPNSIRQINIATNNMVSIANITGAYTYSQMATAPDGNIYVANSGSTFLGKITNPNNANATYIKNGLALAPTGVTSRLSVPYATEMPITMCIATQTTDTICHGASVTLADSINGQSVTWTFNPPLQSPDNFVNNVLTLYNATSSIKNTVCSASNIPCANTRQISVYPEIAKKPTKNIAVCSNQSINIGTNANANYSYQWSPVNNLNNPNISNPTVSISNTGNSVLVQKYYLTRTLVSTGCSVVDTVAVSVAPNVVFQDTNICHGASVTLADSINGQSVVWTFNPPLQSPDNFVNNVLTLYNATSSIKNTVCSASNIPCSDSLQVGVYPKLQPNATALFQTCSNQSINIGTNANANYSYQWSPVNNLNNPNISNPTVSISNTGNSVLVQKYYLTRTLVSTGCSVVDTVAVSVAPNVVFQDTNICHGASVTLADSINGESVTWAFSPPLQAPDNFTNNVLTLYNATGSIKNTVCSASNIPCSDSLQVGVYPKLQSNATALFQTCSNQSINIGTNANANYSYQWLPANNLTNPNISNPTVKISNTGNSVLVQKYYLTRTVLATGCKVVDTVVVSIPPSVALKDTNICTGASVTLADSLNGQSVVWTFNPPLQAPDNFTNNVLTLYNESYVTKKINYSASNISCAATATVSVDKIAIDANGHLICSELFIPNIITKNGDGKNDFLKIEGLNLFKTNKLQIYNRWGKKMYEQTDYNSDWNGESFMSGTYFYLLELTTYTGQTLSYKGWIDVME, encoded by the coding sequence TTGAGCCAGAATATTGGCAAAGTCTGGTATTTTGGTCAGTATGCTGGCATGAACTTCAGCACAACACCACCAACCCCGCTGGTGGGTGCGATGGTAGCTAATAAAGGTTGTGCTACGCTTACTAATTCTGTCGATAATACAATTATTGCTTATACGGATGGAAAAACGCTGTATAACAAAAATCATCAGATTGCCCTAAATGGTAGTAGTCTGAATGGAGACGGACAAGCGAGTAACTCGTCTTATTTTTTACCTTATCCCAACAAGCCCAATACTGCAATTTTGTTCACGGTGGATGCTTGGGGTGTCTATCAAAACGTGAATCCTAATAGTAAAGGACTTTGTTATTCTATTGTAAAAGTAGATAGTAGTACAGGGCTTGCATATGTTGTTTCTGGCCAAAAAAATATTCTACTCAAAAAGCCAACTTCAGAAAAGTTGGCCGTAACCAAACATGCCAATGGTATTGATTATTGGGTTGTTACACATGGTGCTGCTAGTACAAATAATGAAAATCGTAAATATTTTGCTTATTTAGTTACAAATGCGGGAGTTAGCCCGACACCTGTTGTTAGTACGGTTGGGGGAATTCATAATAATCCTATCGGAGAATTGAATATTTCTCCCAACGGACAAAAAGTATGTGCAACAACATTCTATAGCAACTGGGCTGAATTATTAAACTTTAATAATAGTACAGGCGTTGTCTCAAATCCTGTACACTTTACCATTCCAAGGTGTTTAGGGGTAGAGTTTTCGCCTAATAGTCAATATGTTTACATAACAGAAACTGGCCCTAATGACCCTAATTCCATTCGACAAATAAATATAGCTACCAATAATATGGTGAGCATTGCTAATATAACAGGTGCTTATACTTATTCTCAGATGGCTACTGCCCCAGATGGAAATATATATGTAGCAAACTCTGGTAGCACTTTTTTAGGGAAAATAACTAATCCGAATAATGCTAATGCTACATATATAAAAAATGGATTGGCATTAGCTCCAACAGGTGTAACTTCTCGATTAAGCGTTCCTTATGCTACCGAAATGCCCATTACGATGTGTATTGCAACACAAACAACTGACACCATTTGTCATGGCGCAAGCGTTACGTTGGCCGATTCGATTAATGGACAATCTGTTACTTGGACATTTAATCCGCCGTTGCAATCGCCAGATAATTTCGTGAATAATGTTCTGACACTTTATAATGCAACAAGTAGCATAAAAAATACAGTATGTTCTGCCAGCAATATTCCGTGTGCAAATACTCGCCAAATATCTGTGTATCCAGAGATAGCTAAAAAACCAACCAAAAATATAGCGGTTTGTAGCAATCAATCTATAAATATTGGAACCAATGCCAATGCGAATTATTCTTATCAGTGGTCGCCAGTCAATAATTTGAATAATCCAAATATCAGTAATCCAACGGTAAGTATTTCAAATACAGGCAATAGTGTATTGGTTCAAAAATATTATCTGACCAGAACATTGGTCTCTACGGGCTGTTCGGTGGTAGATACGGTTGCCGTATCTGTTGCGCCTAATGTCGTATTTCAAGATACAAATATTTGTCATGGCGCAAGCGTTACGTTAGCCGATTCGATTAATGGACAATCTGTTGTTTGGACATTTAATCCGCCGTTGCAATCGCCAGATAATTTCGTGAATAATGTTCTGACACTTTATAATGCAACAAGTAGCATAAAAAATACAGTATGTTCTGCCAGCAATATTCCGTGTTCGGATAGTTTGCAGGTTGGCGTATATCCAAAATTGCAGCCCAACGCGACAGCTTTGTTTCAAACGTGTAGCAATCAATCTATAAATATTGGAACCAATGCCAATGCAAATTATTCTTATCAGTGGTCGCCAGTCAATAATTTGAATAATCCAAATATCAGTAATCCAACGGTAAGTATTTCAAATACAGGCAATAGTGTATTGGTTCAAAAATATTATCTGACCAGAACATTGGTCTCTACGGGCTGTTCGGTGGTAGATACGGTTGCCGTATCTGTTGCGCCTAATGTCGTATTTCAAGATACAAATATTTGTCATGGCGCAAGCGTTACGTTAGCCGATTCGATTAATGGAGAATCTGTTACTTGGGCATTCAGTCCGCCTTTGCAAGCTCCCGACAATTTTACCAATAACGTACTGACGCTTTATAATGCGACAGGTAGCATAAAAAATACAGTATGTTCTGCCAGCAATATTCCGTGTTCGGATAGTTTGCAGGTTGGCGTATATCCAAAATTGCAGTCCAACGCGACAGCTTTGTTTCAAACGTGTAGCAATCAATCTATAAATATTGGAACCAATGCAAATGCAAATTATTCTTATCAGTGGTTGCCAGCCAATAATTTGACTAATCCGAATATCAGTAACCCAACGGTAAAAATCTCTAATACAGGTAATAGTGTATTGGTTCAAAAATATTATCTGACCAGAACCGTATTAGCCACAGGTTGTAAAGTCGTGGATACGGTTGTTGTGTCAATTCCGCCATCCGTTGCACTAAAAGACACTAATATTTGCACTGGAGCGAGTGTTACGTTGGCCGATTCGCTTAATGGACAATCTGTTGTTTGGACGTTTAATCCGCCTTTGCAAGCTCCCGACAATTTTACAAATAACGTACTGACATTATACAACGAATCGTATGTAACCAAAAAAATTAATTATTCCGCTTCCAATATTTCGTGTGCCGCTACGGCAACTGTCAGTGTAGATAAAATCGCGATTGATGCCAACGGACATTTGATTTGCTCAGAGTTATTTATTCCGAATATTATTACTAAAAATGGAGACGGGAAAAATGATTTTTTAAAAATAGAAGGTTTAAATCTTTTCAAAACGAATAAGTTACAGATTTATAATCGCTGGGGAAAGAAAATGTACGAGCAAACCGATTATAACAGTGATTGGAACGGAGAATCATTTATGTCTGGAACGTATTTTTATCTGTTGGAATTGACCACTTATACAGGCCAAACTCTTTCCTATAAAGGTTGGATAGATGTAATGGAATAA
- a CDS encoding carotenoid biosynthesis protein: MKKISVKQATAALMLVYSVGIIGLLWPVSKPYFLLLTPLNLLLTLCLLLFYQENKNQIFWIVSVAVAALGFGSEVLGVHTGWPFGEYRYASALGWKWGDVPLILAANWLILILSTNNICQTLHSNKAVRAALAATLMVGLDTFIEPVAMRNDFWQWPNGVVATQNYVGWWVVAFGLQMLTESLPFTKKNPLAWPVYGVLLYFFVVQCVAYRLGL; the protein is encoded by the coding sequence ATGAAAAAAATCTCCGTAAAACAGGCGACCGCTGCCCTGATGCTGGTGTATAGCGTCGGGATTATTGGGCTTTTGTGGCCAGTTTCTAAGCCTTATTTTTTGTTGCTTACGCCGCTCAACTTGCTGCTAACACTTTGTTTGCTACTATTTTACCAAGAAAACAAAAACCAAATTTTTTGGATTGTGTCGGTAGCAGTGGCCGCATTGGGTTTTGGGTCGGAGGTGCTGGGCGTGCATACGGGTTGGCCGTTTGGCGAGTACCGTTATGCCTCTGCGCTGGGCTGGAAATGGGGAGATGTGCCTTTGATTTTGGCCGCCAACTGGCTGATTTTGATACTTTCTACAAATAATATTTGCCAAACTTTGCACTCCAACAAAGCCGTAAGAGCGGCGTTAGCAGCTACACTAATGGTCGGGTTGGATACTTTTATAGAACCAGTGGCCATGCGCAACGATTTTTGGCAGTGGCCAAACGGCGTGGTTGCCACTCAAAATTATGTCGGTTGGTGGGTGGTGGCTTTCGGGTTGCAGATGCTTACCGAAAGCCTACCTTTTACCAAAAAAAATCCGTTGGCTTGGCCAGTTTATGGCGTATTGCTTTACTTTTTTGTGGTGCAATGCGTGGCGTACAGATTGGGGTTATAG
- a CDS encoding YggS family pyridoxal phosphate-dependent enzyme: MSIAQNIADIEKTLEGTSCRLIAVSKTKPASAIAEAYEAGFRRFGENKVQEMADKYEELPKDIEWHLIGHLQSNKVKYIAPFVSLIHSVDSLKLLAEINKQAAKAGRQIPCLLQIFIAQEETKFGLSETEAIDLLQSAEFDTLENIRIVGLMGMASNTDNNAQIRQEFKGLKQFFDRLAQTIQHPRVQMQELSMGMSGDYLMAAQEGSTLVRVGSAIFGHR, from the coding sequence ATGAGCATTGCCCAAAATATCGCAGACATTGAAAAAACATTAGAAGGCACCAGTTGTCGCCTGATTGCCGTGAGCAAAACCAAACCCGCCAGTGCCATTGCCGAAGCCTACGAGGCTGGCTTTAGGCGTTTTGGGGAAAATAAAGTGCAGGAAATGGCCGACAAATACGAGGAACTGCCCAAAGACATCGAGTGGCATTTGATTGGGCATTTGCAAAGCAACAAAGTAAAATATATTGCGCCATTCGTGAGCCTGATTCATTCGGTGGACAGCCTCAAACTATTGGCCGAAATCAATAAACAAGCCGCCAAAGCTGGCCGCCAAATTCCGTGTCTGTTGCAAATTTTTATTGCCCAAGAAGAAACAAAGTTTGGACTTTCGGAAACAGAAGCCATTGATTTACTGCAATCTGCGGAGTTTGACACGCTGGAAAATATCCGTATTGTTGGGCTAATGGGCATGGCCTCCAACACCGACAACAACGCACAAATTCGCCAAGAGTTCAAAGGCCTCAAACAATTTTTTGACCGCTTGGCACAAACCATACAGCACCCGCGCGTGCAAATGCAAGAACTTTCGATGGGCATGAGCGGCGATTATTTGATGGCCGCGCAGGAAGGAAGTACGCTTGTGCGGGTCGGGAGTGCCATTTTCGGCCACCGATAA
- a CDS encoding acetyl-CoA carboxylase carboxyltransferase subunit alpha yields the protein MLLDFEKPIFELESKLADMKQLAQESNVDVSEAVKALEEKIIKLKEDTYRNLTRWQRVQLSRHPDRPYTLDYIQTIADKFIELHGDRQVADDKAIVGGFGEIDGQSFMLIGHQKGRNTKQRQYRNFGMANPEGYRKALRLMRLAEKFGKPIITLIDTPGAFPGLEAEERGQGEAIAHNLREMFMLKVPVICIIIGEGASGGALGIGIGDRVLMLENSWYSVISPENCSTILWRTWNFKEQAAEALKLTATDMLENKLVDGIVPEPLGGAHADPIAMAQILKKAILEHTAELNKLSPQERINERIDKFSSMGVVLE from the coding sequence ATGCTTTTAGATTTTGAAAAACCCATTTTTGAGTTAGAATCCAAATTAGCTGACATGAAACAACTTGCTCAGGAAAGCAATGTAGATGTGTCAGAAGCCGTAAAAGCATTGGAAGAGAAAATTATTAAACTCAAAGAAGATACTTATCGCAACCTGACGCGCTGGCAGCGTGTACAACTTTCGCGCCACCCAGACCGTCCTTATACGTTGGATTATATCCAAACGATTGCCGATAAGTTCATTGAGCTACACGGCGACCGCCAAGTAGCCGACGACAAAGCCATCGTAGGTGGTTTTGGGGAAATAGACGGCCAGTCGTTTATGCTCATCGGTCACCAAAAAGGCCGCAATACCAAACAACGCCAGTACCGCAATTTCGGGATGGCCAATCCTGAAGGCTATCGCAAGGCGTTGCGCCTGATGCGTTTGGCCGAAAAATTCGGGAAACCTATCATTACGCTTATCGACACGCCAGGCGCATTTCCGGGGCTTGAGGCCGAAGAACGCGGACAAGGAGAGGCAATCGCGCACAACCTCCGCGAAATGTTCATGCTCAAAGTGCCTGTGATTTGTATCATCATCGGCGAAGGTGCTTCGGGTGGCGCGTTGGGAATCGGTATCGGCGACCGCGTGCTAATGCTCGAAAACTCTTGGTACTCAGTTATTTCGCCCGAAAACTGTTCGACTATTCTTTGGAGAACTTGGAATTTTAAGGAGCAAGCCGCCGAAGCCCTCAAACTTACGGCTACGGATATGCTCGAAAATAAATTGGTGGATGGCATCGTGCCTGAGCCGCTTGGAGGGGCACACGCCGACCCAATCGCGATGGCGCAAATCCTCAAAAAAGCGATTTTGGAACATACGGCTGAGCTTAATAAACTTTCGCCGCAAGAACGCATCAACGAACGCATTGACAAATTCTCGTCGATGGGCGTTGTGTTGGAATAA
- a CDS encoding CoA transferase subunit A: protein MINKVISGADEAVADIKDGAVLMLGGFGLCGIPENSIAALLRSGVKGLTCISNNAGVDDFGIGLMLKTRQVRKMISSYVGENAEFERQLLSGELEVELLPQGTLAERIRAGGAGIPAFFTPAGVGTEVAEGKETRVFDGKTYLMEQWLKADFAIVKAWKGDTAGNLVFKGTARNFNPMMAAAGKITIAEVEELVPAGELDPNLVHVPGIYVQRIFQGKDYEKRIEQRTITK, encoded by the coding sequence ATGATAAATAAAGTAATTAGTGGTGCAGACGAAGCTGTCGCCGACATCAAAGACGGTGCTGTGCTCATGTTGGGCGGTTTTGGTTTGTGCGGGATTCCCGAAAATAGCATTGCGGCACTCTTGCGCAGCGGCGTGAAAGGCCTTACTTGCATTTCTAACAATGCGGGTGTTGATGATTTTGGCATTGGCCTGATGCTCAAAACACGCCAAGTTCGCAAAATGATTTCCTCGTATGTGGGCGAAAACGCCGAGTTTGAACGCCAGCTTTTGTCGGGAGAATTGGAAGTGGAATTGTTGCCACAAGGTACGTTAGCCGAGCGCATTCGTGCGGGTGGCGCGGGTATTCCTGCCTTTTTTACGCCTGCGGGTGTGGGCACGGAAGTAGCCGAAGGCAAAGAAACACGCGTTTTTGATGGCAAAACCTATCTGATGGAACAGTGGCTGAAAGCTGATTTTGCAATTGTGAAGGCTTGGAAAGGCGATACCGCAGGTAATTTGGTATTCAAAGGCACTGCCCGCAACTTTAATCCGATGATGGCTGCCGCAGGCAAAATCACGATTGCGGAAGTGGAAGAATTAGTGCCAGCTGGTGAGCTTGACCCGAATCTGGTACACGTGCCAGGCATTTATGTGCAACGTATTTTTCAGGGGAAAGACTACGAAAAACGCATCGAGCAACGCACGATTACAAAATAA